The nucleotide window GAAGAGAATTCAGAAAGAAAAAATCCGTTTCAGGTAAGAGACAAGTAAATAGATTAAAGAGTTAAGCTTATTGTTACCCAGTTGAAGTTGAAATATAGAAACTATAATCAAAAGAATACTAGCTCTACTTCTCGGCCGGCAAATGCCCATATGTCGGTTTAGAAGTACATATACTATGCTTACTATAACTAGAGAAGATGTATACTAAACCTACTATAATTAGAGTAGACATATACCAAGCCTACTATAATTAGAGTAGACATATACCAAGCCTACTATAATTAGAGTAGACATATACCAAGCCTACTATAATTAGAGTAGATGTATACCAAGCCTACTATAATTAGAGTGGACATATACCAAGCCTGTATTAGATTATACGCAAACTTGTAAACTATAAGTTTTAAGTTGTAATCGATCACCCTTTACAAAAACATTTTTGGGATCGGATGAATTTGTCAGTTAAAGTTTGCTTAAAACTCTATAATTCTTGTTTAGATATTGTGCTAGTGTTTTGAGTTTTATCTATACTTTTTTATATTTAAGTTTTGGGCACCTGCATGTGAGACTATGATCCAATACTAAGGTTATAGTCCGCCTGGACTGTGCAAATAATAAAAGAGAGATATATTTAATTCTTTCTTTATATATTTCATTTTTTGGAAGACATTTTCAAAAAATTGTATATTCTAAATTTATAATCTGGCAAATAGTGTAGTACGTTTGAGCTAAAACATTTAAGAATTTGTTTTATAATATAATATCTTGGAATTGAATTATTATATGGCCTTTGAAGGATAAGAGATTCTTTATTTTCCTTGTGTAGGCTTATTGAAATTCAAGATTCTGTTATAACATCCAAAATCTTGATATATATAGCCTTTTCAGAAACATTTACTTCGGTATCTATGAAGTTATTATGCAGGATATGATTGTTGGATATATTATCCAACAAGTCATCCAGCAATCTGCATAAAACCTGGCTCTAAAAGTAAAATTTCTATTAAACCAAGTTAAATCCATAAGGAAAAGTCATTAAGAGAGTTTGAACTAAGAAAGAATACTTTAAGTAATGAAAAGTCAAGATAGGTAGACTTAGAATTCTTAATGATATTATTATTACTATAGTGTTATTCAAAGAGAAAAAATTTGAAAAAAGAAAAAGCTTTTACAGAAAATAGTTCATTAAAAATATTTAATCGGCTTTAAAATTCCTTTAAAAATCATTGCAATAAAAGAGATTTAACTTAATAAATTTACAAAATAACAAATCGTGTTAAAACAAAATTTAAAATTATGCATAACTGTATAAATAAATACGGAAGTAGAGGCTTAAGCAGAAACCCGAAATTAAGCAGAAACCCGAAATTAAGCAGAAACCCGAAATTAAGTAGAAACCCGAAGTTAAGTAGAAATCCGAATTAAGCAGAAACCCAAAGTCAAGCGGAAGCCCAAAGTCAAGCAGAAACCCGAAATTAAGCGGAAACCCAAAGTTAAGCAGAAAAGAGAATAATTAAGGGGTGTAGTGATTGAAGAGAAAAACAGGGATTCATAACGAAACACATGGTAGGAAGTGGAGATTAATCTTTATTGCTCTTATTCTTGTTTTGTTAGTAATATCAGTATCGGCTACAGGAAAAGAAAGCAGCACAAATAGCAAGGCAAGCGACAGAACAGTACACGAATCAAATATTAAAGTAAGTAATGAGACTGAAAATAATTGTTCTTACTGTATAGTAAGTAAAGAACGAGGTAACACAGAGGATACTGAGTCAAAAACAGGAAAACAAAATTACACGAAAACTCAAAAGATAGTAGGGGAAGATAATCAGTCAAAAACAGGAAAACAAAATTACACGAAAACTCAAAAGATAGTAGGGGAAGATAATCAGTCAAAAACAGGAAAACAAAATTACACGAAAACTCAAAAGATAGTAGGGGAAGATAATCAGTCAAAAACAGGAAAACAAAATTACACGAAAACTCAAAAGATAGTAGGGGAAGATAATCAGTCAAAGACAGGAAAACAAAATTACACAGGAAAACAAAATTACACAGGAAAACAAAATTACACAGGAAAACAAAATTACACAGGAACTCAGAAAATAGTAAAAGAGAATAATGAGTCAATAACAGGAAAAGGAAATTACACAGGAAGTCAGGAAACAGTAGAAGAGAATAAATCAAAAACTGGAAGAGGAAATTACACAAGGGCTCAGAAAATAGTAGAAGAAGAGAATGAGTCAAAAACAGGAAGAGGAAATTACACAGGGACTCAAGAAATAGTAAAAGAGAATAATGAGTCAATAACAGGAAAAGGAAATTACACAGAGATTCAGGAAACAGCAAAAGAAGAAAATAAGTCAATAACAGGAAAAGGAAATTACACAGGATATCAGGAAACAATAGAAGATACTAAACCACAAATTCCTCTTTTAAATTTCGAAGTATATAAAATAAAAGAAAACAAAAGTACAGAAAATCAGGAAACAGTAGAAGAAGTCACTAAGTCGCCAATTCCTCTTTTAAATTTTGAACTGTACAAAATAAAAGAAAACAAAAGTATAGAAAATCAGGAAACAGTAGAAGATAATAAGTCAAAGACAGGAAATGGAAATTACACAGAGACTCAGGAAACAATAGAAGATAATGAGTCAATAACAGGAAAAGGAAATTATACAGGAAATCAGGGTAATAAATCAATAACAGGAAATGGAAATTATACAGAAAACGGAAATTACACAGGAATTCAAGGTAATGAATCAATAATAGAAAACGGAAATTACACAGGAAATCAGGAAACAATAGAAGAAAATGAGTCAAAGACAGGTAATGAAAATTACACAGGGATTCAGGGTAATGAGTCAAAGACAGAAAATGGAAATTATACAGGAAATCATAGTAATACGTCAATAACAGGAAATGGAAATTACACAGGGAACCAGGGTAATAAATCAATAACAGGAAATGGAAATTACACAGGGAACCAGGGTAATAAATCAATAACAGGAAATGGAAATTACACAGGAAATCAGGGTAATAAATCAATAACAGGAAATGGAAACTACACAGGAAACCAGGGTAATAAATCAATAACAGGAAATGGAAACTACACAGGAAACCAGGGTAATAAATCAATAACAGGAAATGGAAATTACACAGGAAATCAGGGTAATGAGTCAAAGACAGGAAACGGAAATTACACCGGAATTCAGGATAATGAGTCAAAGACAGGAAATGGAAATTATACAGGAAATCAGGAAGCAGTAGAAGAAGATAATGATCTAGAAACAAATAATGATACAGACAATCAAGAAAATACTGGAGAAAATGAGTCAAACCATTCAAAAAGCAGTGGATCGAACTGGAAATATAAAACAAAAATAATTAATACGACAATTACTCAAAAAAATGACTCAGAGAGTTCAGAAAGCAATAATGTATCAAACTTGAAAGATAAAACAATAACAGTAATTAGAACAGTTGCCCAAAACAGTACCAGAACGAAAAACGAAACAAAAACCGGAACAGTCAATGGCTCGAAAAGTCTGAAAAGTGTAGGAGTGAACGCTACAACCGGAAATAAGTCCTATAACGGAACCTCTAGCGACGTAAAGAATGTGACAAGTGAAATATTGGAACCCGACGTAAACTTGACGAACAGTTTGGAAAGTCAGGAAGTAAATGCTGAAGTAGAAGTATATAACTGGACAGATACTCAGGGAAATGAATCGGCAATACCTGAGATAAAAACGGAGAAGAATAGCTGGAACAATATGAAATTCATATTGTCATATTCCTGTTCTCTTCGTTCATTTTATACTGCAAACGAAAGCGTAAATTTAAGTTATAATGGGCCTACTGCTTTAGAACAGCAGGATGTGGATATATACCTCATCAAGGAACACAGCCCGAGTTCTCCGGAAAATGAGATTTCATCTGGTATGAGTAAGAGCACTATTAACCTCGAAGATGTATTAAGTAATGATACGGAAGCTTATGTCAAGATACCTGCAACCCTGAACAAAGAAGGAGACCTTACCCCCCTTACACTGGATCCTCTTCAGGCAGGTTACTACTGGATCCTTATAACACATGCAGGAAATGAAACGGTAAAAACCGAATCAGAAAAAGAGATCTATTTGGCAAAATATTTTGAAGTTCTCGAATATCAAATGGAAACCAGGGCTCCGGATGCCCTTCAAGAAGGCAAAAACTTAGAAGTCAACATGGATCTGAAGAATGCACCTGCAGAGAAAAATTACACTTACTGGGCTGTACTGATAAAGGATAGTGCCTATATATCATCTGAAGGCACGAACCCAAGGTGGAGGATGACCACGGGAATCAGGCCTATTGTGAACGGAGTTGACATTATCGGTAGTCTGGAAACAAGTTTAAACGGACATGAATCCGAAAATGGGAACAACGAACTTAAGAACGAAATCCAGACTATTATAGGAAAAGAGAATGGTACGATAAGCATAAGTGAGAAAAATCAGAGTAAACTTTCCCTGAAAAGCCGGGAACTTCCTCCAGGAGACTACCTCTTAGTTACGGGTGCATATGAAGATAGTGAAGGTCTTACAGGTATATTCCAGAAAAAGGTAAGAATATCATCCGAAAAATTATACGGGTCGGGCTTAGAATCCAGCTCAGGAAATACCTTAGGTAGCCGATCTTCGATGAAATCCAAAGTTTCTCCTCTTATGGAAATTAAGTCCATTCTCGAAAATCCAAAAGCGTTCATATTCGAAGATATCAAGCCATACATTCAGGCAAACTCGTTAGCAGAAGTCTTAAGAAATCCTCCAAAAGCCCCCTCCTTCCTGTTAGGCTTTGCAGTAACTCTACTGATAGGGGTTGCGGTACTGAGGAAAAAGAAATAAAAAACGTAAATAAATCCGGAAAACAAGACTGGAAAATTCTTAGCTTTAATAAAAACCGGAAAGTTTGAAAAATATAAAGAAAAGGAATGTAGGAAACTACAATCCTTCCTCTTGACAGCAATATGTAAAAACCTGTATATTGGAATGCTTTACTGAAGCGATATAGGACGCAAAAAAGAAAAAATATATAAACTAGTTTTATTATTTGTCCTATATCTGTCTAGAATTTTTATAATTAGTCCAGATGTAAGAGGTATACTTACATTACAGCTATTCAATGGACAATAGCCTTTCTAGTCAAGAAAAATACCAGGAAGAGAGGTTAGAATATTTGCTTTCCGAAGAAATTAAGTCAGTGAAGCCAGTTTTTACATTTATCAAAAATCCGGAAAATAAGGGAAGTTTAAGACTTCTGCTTTTGCTTTCCGTTTTCCTGTTCGTCATTATTTCTCCCGGAGCAGCTGCTTCAAGCAATTGGGAACTTACTCCCCAAAATCCGGTTGTTGGAGATGTAATGAAGATAAGTGGAACCGGGTTTGAGGGAGATACTGCGAAAGTGCTGGTAACCTTTGAAAAGGATGTGACGGTCCAGGACGGAGAATATGAGTATACGCTTGAAGATGTAGTAATCCCCTCTGGCTTTGACAATAGTTTTACCGTGAAAGCGGAAGGAGCCGACGACTTAAATGTGAGAGCAAAGATGCTCTTATGGTTAACTAAAAGCGCAGAGGCAAAAGATGGCACTGCTACAGTTTCCCAGACACATGTCCCTCCAGGAAAATATAAGATCAGAATCGATGGAAAAGCAAGTGGTTCCGAGGTCAAACTCAAGATAACAGCTATGCAAGAGATAGAGGTAAATTCTGACGGAAGCCTCAGTTATGAGTATAATACTAAATCTATACCGGCAGGCGATTTTGAAGTAAAAGTTGGGGATTTTGAAAAACAGATAGAGTTACAACCCTCAGAAAACCTTGACTCGGAAACAAGTTCCTCGGAACAGAACTTGAGTGAAGAACAAAATAATGAAAGACTGTCTTTAGAAGTTAACTCTTCGGAACAGAACTCAAGTGAAAGAAAAGGTAACGAATGCCCTGGAGATACACCTGAAGTAGACGTATATAACCGGACAGATGCTCAGGGGAACGAGTCAATAATACCTGAGACAAAAACGGAGAAAAATAGCTGGAACAATATGAAATTCATATTGTCGTACCCTTATTCCCTTCGTTCATTTTATACCGTAAATGAGAGCATAAAGTTAAGCTACGATGGGCCTACTGCTTTAGAACAGCAGAATGTGGATATATACCTTATCAAGGAGCGCAGCCCGAATTATCTGGAAAATGAGATTTCATCTGGTATGAATGAGAGCACTATTAACCTCGAAGATATTTTAAACAATGATACGGAAGCTTATGCCAAGATACCTGCAACCCTGAACAAAGAAGGAGACCTTACTCCCCTTACACTGGGTCCTCTTCAGGCAGGTTACTACTGGATCCTTATAACACATGCAGGAAATGAAACGGTAAAAACCGAATCAGAAAAAGAGATCTATTTGGCAAAATATTTTGAAGTTCTCGAATATCAAATGGAAACCAGGGCTCCGGATGCCCTTCAAGAAGGCAAAAACTTAGAAGTCAACATGGATCTGAAGAATGCACCTGCAGAGAAAAATTATACTTACTGGGCTGTACTGATAAAGGATAGTGCCTATATATCATCTGAAGGTACGAACCCAGGGTGGAGGATGACCACGGGAATCAGACCTATTGTGAACGAAGTTGACATTATCGGTAGTCTGGAAACAAGTTTAAACGGACATGAATCCGAAAATGGGAACAACGAACTTAAGAACGAAATCCAGACTATTATAGGTAAAGAGAATGGTACGATAAGCATAAGTGAGAAAAATCAGAGTAAACTTTCCCTGAAAAGCCGGGAACTTCCTCCAGGAGACTACCTCCTAGTTACGGGCGCATATGAAGATGGTGAAGGTCTTACAGGTATATTCCAGAAGAAGATAAGAGTGGTACCCGAAAATTTACACGGATTGGGCCTGGAATCCATGTCCGGAAAATACCTTAGGGAGTATATCTTCAATGAAATTAAGAGCATCTCCGCTTACGTAGATTAAGTCTATTTTCTGACTCCAAAATTACACATGTCCAAAGACGTCAGTCCATACATTCAGACAAACTCACTAGCAGAAGTCTTAGGAAACTTTCTAAAATTTCCCTTCTTCCTGTTAGGCTCTGCAGTAACTCTACTGATCTGATGAGGCTTGCGGTACTGAGAAAAGACAAATAGAACAGGTAAATAAACCCGGAAAACCAAAAGAAAAATTTTTTTCCACTCTTAATGAAAACACAAAAATTCGAGAATAAAAGGAGAAGAACGTACAAAACTACAATCCTTTCCTTTTACAGCGGCATGTAAAAACCTGTACATTGGATGCTTTACTGCAAGCAATAAGGAACACTAAAAAAGTAAAATATATAAACCAGTTTTATCATTTATGTTTATATCTGTCTAGAATTTTTATAAATAGTCTCCTAGTATAAGAAGCATACATATAGTACAGCTATTCAGTGGACAATAGCCTTTCTAGTCAAGAAAACATCACCAAAAAGAGAGGTCAAAAAATTGCATTCCGAAGAAATTGAATCAGTAAAGCCAGTTTTTACATTCATCAAAAATCCGAAGAATAAAGGAAGTTTGAAACTCCTTTTTTTGCTTCTTATTTTCCTGTTCTTTATTATTTCTCCCGGAGCAGCTGCTTCAAGTAGCTGGGAACTTACTCCCCAAAATCCTGCTGCTGGAGATATAATTGAAATAAAAGGAACCGGTTTTGAAGGAGATAGTGCGAAAGCACTGGTAACCTTTGAAAAAGATGTAACGGTCCAGGGTGGAGAATATGAATACACGCTTGAAGATGTAGTAATCCCCTCTAGCTCCTACAATAGTTTTACTGTACAGGCAGAAGGAGTCGATGACCTGAATGTGAGAGCAAAGATGCTACTGTGGATAACTAAAAGCGCAGAGGCAAAAGACGGTACTGCCGTTGTTTCTCAGACAAATGTTCCTGGAGGAACATATGAGATCAGGATCGATGGAAAGGCAAGTAGTTCCGAGGTCAAGCTCAAGATAACAGCCATGCAAGAGGTAGAGGTAGAATCTGATGGAAGTCTCAGCTATCTATATAGTACTAAGTCTATCCCGGGAGGCGATTTTGAGGTAAATATTGGAGGCATTACAAAGCAGATAAAATTACAGTCTGCAGAAAATCTGCCTTCGGAAACAAACACTTCGGAACAGAACTTGAGTGAAGAACAAAATAACGAAAGCCTGCCTTCAGAAACAAACCAGAATTCAAGTGAAAGAAAAGAATCTGACAGAAACTCTCGAAGATCGAGCTTGATATCCAGCTCCGAGAAGGCTATAGGAGATAATAACTCCTCAGTGAAAAGTAAAATCTCTTCGCTTATGAAAGTTAAGTCCATTCTCGAAAATTCAAAAGCATTCATATTCGAAGATATCAAGCCACACATTCAGGCAAACTCGTTAGCAGAAGTCTTAAGAAATCCTCCAAAAATTCCCTCCTTCCTGTTAGGCTTTGCAGTAACTCTACTGATAGGGCTTGCGGTACTGAGGAAAAAGAAATAAAAAACGTAAATCCGGAAAACAAGACTGGAAAATTCTTAGCTTTAATAAAAACCGGAAAGTTTGAAAAATATAAAGAAAAGGAATGTAGGAAACTACAATCCTTCCTCTTGACAGCAATATGTAAAAACCTGTATATTGGAATGCTTTACTGAAGCGATATAGGACGCAAAAAAGAAAAAATATATAAACTAGTTTTATTATTTGTCCTATATCTGTCTATAATTTTTATAATTAGTCCAGGTGTAAGAAGTATACATATAGTACAGCTATTCAATGGACAATAGCCTTTCTAGTCAAAAACATACCAAGAGGAGAGTTTAAAGAAATTGCTTCCTGAAGAGATTAAGTCAGTAAAGCCAGTTTTTACATTTATTAAAAATCCGGAAAATAAGGGAAGTTTAAGACTTCTGTTTTTGCTTTCCGTTTTCCTGTTCGTCATTATTTCTCCCGGAGCAGCTGCTTCAAGCAATTGGGAACTTACTCCCCAAAATCCGGTTGTTGGAGATATAATGAAGATAAGTGGAACCGGGTTTGAGGGAGATACTGCGAAAGTGCTGGTAACCTTTGAAAAGGATGTGACGGTCCAGGACGGAGAATATGAGTATACGCTTGAAGATGTAGTAATCCCCTCTGGCTTTGACAATAGTTTTACCGTGAAAGCGGAAGGAGCCGACGACTTAAATGTGAGAGCAAAGATGCTCTTATGGTTAACTAAAAGCGCAGAGGCAAAAGATGGCACTGCTACAGTTTCCCAGACACATGTCCCTCCAGGAAAATATAAGATCAGAATCGATGGAAAAGCAAGTGGTTCTGAGGTCAAACTCAAGATAACAGCTATGCAAGAGATAGAGGTAAATTCTGACGGAAGCCTCAGTTATGAGTATAATACTAAATCTATACCGGCAGGCGATTTTGAAGTAAAAGTTGGGGATCTTGAAAAACAGATAGAATTACAACCCTCAGAAAACCTTGACTCGGAAACAAATTCCTCGGAACAGAACTCAAGTGATGGAGAAGTTGGAGGAATAACCGATAGAGTAAAAGAAGAAATAAACAGCGGAAAAAACCTTTCCAGTGTAGAAAAGAAATTTGCTGAGAGTTTCCGGGACCCGAAATCGCAGAAGATATGGATAGTAGGAATCATAGCAGTATTTATATTGTTCCTTGTTTATGTAAGGAGAAAAAAGTCATAATAATGCACCTTGATGATTTTAAATACATTTGTTTTTAGAATTCTTTGAAGAGATTTCGATAAACTATAAATACATATTAATAGTAGACATGTATTGTAGAGAAATATATGAATGTAGATTAATTTAATTAAAAAAGAAATTCGCGGATGAAAGCTTAATAATAATGAAGTTAATTAATGAAGTAAATAATAAACAAAAGTAGAAATATATAGCAAAAATCCGGGATAAAAAAATAAATATTAATTTAGGGGTGTAACGATTGAAGAAAAAAATAGGAACAAGTGAAGTATACATGAGAAAATGTAAATTAACCTTCGCGGCTCTAATCTGCATTTTCGCACTTATTTCGGTATCAGCCGCGGTTTCCGAAAAAGGACTCTGGGTTGCATCTATCGAGAAAAACGGAGATAGCGTCGTTTTTGCAAACCATTCTGACAGCCAGGAGAATGGCGGATGGATTTATCTCACCGGAGGAAAAGACATTCAGCTTCCACAACCTCTTAGCTTTAGTTACAGTGGGACAAATTGTGTGGAGAAAGCAGGAGTTGTAGTTAAAATAAACAAGGACAAAAACGAGGAACTGAGTATTACGTATCCATATTCCACACATCCGTTTTATACTGAAAAACAGACTGTGAAAATGGATTACAACGGTCCTTCAGCCTTTAAGAAGCAAGCAGTAAATATTTATCTTGTCAAAGGGCTTGGTGTGAGTTCCATGAAACAAGCTCTTGTGGATGCCAAATGCAAGAGCCTGGGTGAAATA belongs to Methanosarcina barkeri 3 and includes:
- a CDS encoding TIGR04279 domain-containing protein, with the protein product MDNSLSSQEKYQEERLEYLLSEEIKSVKPVFTFIKNPENKGSLRLLLLLSVFLFVIISPGAAASSNWELTPQNPVVGDVMKISGTGFEGDTAKVLVTFEKDVTVQDGEYEYTLEDVVIPSGFDNSFTVKAEGADDLNVRAKMLLWLTKSAEAKDGTATVSQTHVPPGKYKIRIDGKASGSEVKLKITAMQEIEVNSDGSLSYEYNTKSIPAGDFEVKVGDFEKQIELQPSENLDSETSSSEQNLSEEQNNERLSLEVNSSEQNSSERKGNECPGDTPEVDVYNRTDAQGNESIIPETKTEKNSWNNMKFILSYPYSLRSFYTVNESIKLSYDGPTALEQQNVDIYLIKERSPNYLENEISSGMNESTINLEDILNNDTEAYAKIPATLNKEGDLTPLTLGPLQAGYYWILITHAGNETVKTESEKEIYLAKYFEVLEYQMETRAPDALQEGKNLEVNMDLKNAPAEKNYTYWAVLIKDSAYISSEGTNPGWRMTTGIRPIVNEVDIIGSLETSLNGHESENGNNELKNEIQTIIGKENGTISISEKNQSKLSLKSRELPPGDYLLVTGAYEDGEGLTGIFQKKIRVVPENLHGLGLESMSGKYLREYIFNEIKSISAYVD
- a CDS encoding TIGR04279 domain-containing protein; the protein is MKRKTGIHNETHGRKWRLIFIALILVLLVISVSATGKESSTNSKASDRTVHESNIKVSNETENNCSYCIVSKERGNTEDTESKTGKQNYTKTQKIVGEDNQSKTGKQNYTKTQKIVGEDNQSKTGKQNYTKTQKIVGEDNQSKTGKQNYTKTQKIVGEDNQSKTGKQNYTGKQNYTGKQNYTGKQNYTGTQKIVKENNESITGKGNYTGSQETVEENKSKTGRGNYTRAQKIVEEENESKTGRGNYTGTQEIVKENNESITGKGNYTEIQETAKEENKSITGKGNYTGYQETIEDTKPQIPLLNFEVYKIKENKSTENQETVEEVTKSPIPLLNFELYKIKENKSIENQETVEDNKSKTGNGNYTETQETIEDNESITGKGNYTGNQGNKSITGNGNYTENGNYTGIQGNESIIENGNYTGNQETIEENESKTGNENYTGIQGNESKTENGNYTGNHSNTSITGNGNYTGNQGNKSITGNGNYTGNQGNKSITGNGNYTGNQGNKSITGNGNYTGNQGNKSITGNGNYTGNQGNKSITGNGNYTGNQGNESKTGNGNYTGIQDNESKTGNGNYTGNQEAVEEDNDLETNNDTDNQENTGENESNHSKSSGSNWKYKTKIINTTITQKNDSESSESNNVSNLKDKTITVIRTVAQNSTRTKNETKTGTVNGSKSLKSVGVNATTGNKSYNGTSSDVKNVTSEILEPDVNLTNSLESQEVNAEVEVYNWTDTQGNESAIPEIKTEKNSWNNMKFILSYSCSLRSFYTANESVNLSYNGPTALEQQDVDIYLIKEHSPSSPENEISSGMSKSTINLEDVLSNDTEAYVKIPATLNKEGDLTPLTLDPLQAGYYWILITHAGNETVKTESEKEIYLAKYFEVLEYQMETRAPDALQEGKNLEVNMDLKNAPAEKNYTYWAVLIKDSAYISSEGTNPRWRMTTGIRPIVNGVDIIGSLETSLNGHESENGNNELKNEIQTIIGKENGTISISEKNQSKLSLKSRELPPGDYLLVTGAYEDSEGLTGIFQKKVRISSEKLYGSGLESSSGNTLGSRSSMKSKVSPLMEIKSILENPKAFIFEDIKPYIQANSLAEVLRNPPKAPSFLLGFAVTLLIGVAVLRKKK